Within Petrotoga sibirica DSM 13575, the genomic segment GAAATATCGCAAAAAATTTAGGAGTTAAATTAAAACGAAATATGAATAAAAAAGAGATTTTAAAAGTGGTTAGAAAAGAGATTAAAAGGTTAGAAGAATCTTTAGATAACAAAATTGAAGAGGTTTCAGATTATACAAAATCACCAAAAAGTCCACAAAAACTTCCAAAATCGAATGAATCAAAAGAACTTCCTCAAAATTATGAAAGGGAAAAACTAAAGATAATGCCAGTCAATCCCAACTGGGTATATGTTTACTGGAACATTTCTGAAAAAAGCAGAAAAAAACTAAAAAAATTATCAAAAAACTCTAATATTACTATAAGGGTTATAAAAAAATCAGCAGAGAAAGAAGAGACAGAAAAAGAAGTTATTGAAACAGATTTAAAATTAGACCAAAACGGCAATACTTATTTCCATCTCCCACAAGATAATTCCGCCTATGTTGCTTTCTTTGGAGTAAAAGATAAAAAGGGTGAGTTTACTCCTTTAATACAATCCATCGAAATTACAACACCTTCTTCATCCATTAAAAGTTCAGATAAAGAAGAATGGATTTTTATAGAAGATGGAAAAATTATCAAAGAAGATAAAAAAGAAGAACCTGGCTTTTGGAAAATTGAAAAGCATCCGGGCAGTAGTGAAACAATGTTTACAAACAAAAGAAAATTCAACGATACCAATTTTGGAAGTGATTGATTATTAGGAGTAAAAAAGGAAAAATTTTATTCGTATTGCATGCTCATCTGCCTTATGTTCACCATCCGGACTATGAAAATTTTATGGAAGAAAGATGGCTTTTTGAGGCGCTAACTGAGACATATATTCCTTTAATAAAAATTTTCAAATCTTTAGAAAAGGATAAGATACCATTTAAACTTACAATAAGTTTCTCTCCAACGTTGATGGAGATGCTCAATCTAAATGATTTAAGAGAAAAATATCACAAATATTTGTTAAATTTGATAGAATTAACCGAAAAAGAGATAATTAGGACAAAAGCTGAAGATCATAAGACGTATCATCTAGCCGAACATTATAGACAAGAGCTAATAGAAGATTTAGATATTTTTTATGAAGAATATAATCAAAATATATTAAAAGCTTTCAAGGAATTTAAAGATAAAGGTTACATTGAAGTGATAACATCTAATGGCACTCATGGGTATCTACCTTTTTATCGGGATTATCCAGAGGCTATTAGGGCTCAAATAAAATCTGCCGTGTTAACTTTTAAAAAATATTTTGGTGAGTATCCTATAGGAATGTGGCTGGCAGAATGTGCTTATTTTAAAGGGCTTGACAAATATTTATCAGACGAAGATATACGATACTTTTTCTTGGATACACATGGTTTTACTTACGCGGACAGTAAGCCAAGGTATGGTGTGTATAGACCCATAATCACTCCGAATAATGTTTTTGTGTTTGCCAGAGATCCTGAATCGAGTGAGCAGATATGGAGTTCCGAAGTTGGTTATCCGGGTGATTCAAGATATCGTGAATTTTACAGAGACATAGGTTATGACAGAGAAGATGACTACATTAAGCCACACATAGATCCAAGTGGAACAAGGTGTAATACCGGAATAAAATATTATCGTATCACCGATAAATCATTATCTTTAGACAAAAAAGAAATATACGATCTTAGAGAAGCAAGAAACGCTGTAAAAGAACACGTCAAAGATTTTTTATGTAAGAAGACTTCGCAAATTAGGAAGTTATCGGCAATTTTAGATGAAGAAGAAACAATAATTGTAGCTCCCTTTGATGCAGAACTTTTTGGTCATTGGTGGTATGAAGGTCCCAAGTTTTTGGAAGAGCTTTTTAGACAATCTTACGGAAGCAAATATTTAGATTTTTCTGTACCTTCTGAGATTCTACAAACAGTTAAAAAAGTTCAAATAACTTATCCTGGCGAAACTTCGTGGGGTGCCGGTGGTTACCATGATGTTTGGCTTAATGAGAAAAACGATTGGATTTATAAGCATATTCATGAGATAACTGAAAGAATGAAAGAAAAAGCCAATATTTTTAAGTGTCCCTCAAGTTTACAAAAAAGGGTTTTGAATCAGATGATGAGAGAGGTTCTTCTTGCACAGGCTAGTGATTGGCCTTTTATAATGACTACCGGAACCACAGTAGAATATGCAAAAAATCGAGTTAAATGCCATATTAATAGATTTTTAGATCTTGACAAGATGTTAGAAAAGCGACAAGTTAATGAAGAAAGTCTCTCATTTTATGAATGGATAGATGATATCTTTAAAAATATTGATTACACAATATTTTCGAGTGTGCAGAACAAACTAATTTATTTAAAATTATTACATGAAGGGAGGATAAGAACCTTGCCAGAAAAATACTTTGAGATAAGATGGCATGCAAGAGCAGGACAAGGAGCAAAAAGTGCTTCTCAATTTTTAACGGAAGCCGCAGAAGAAGCTGGGAAGTATTCTAGTTCATTTCCAGAATATGGAGCAGAAAGATCCGGCGCTCCGATGAAAGCTTTTAACAGGATTGCGGATGTCCCTATAAGGATTAAAAGTAACATAGAGACCCCCGATGTGGTGGTTGTCATAGATGACACACTTTTAAAAAATCCTGAAGTAACATCTGGATTAGCTGAGGATAAATTGTTGTTGGTCAACACATCTAGAAGCATTGAAGAAGTAAGAAAATTATCAGGGTATAAAGGAAGAATTGGTGTAATACCTGCTACGGAGATAGCATTGGAAGAAATAAAAAGAGGCATACCTAACACCGTGATGATAGGAGCTTTAATAAGAGCTACCGATATAGTACCTTTAGATGCCGTTAAAGAAAAAATCAAGGCTGCTTT encodes:
- a CDS encoding DUF4912 domain-containing protein, with the protein product MKVKESDKKLLNTFKADEPTIQELRNIAKNLGVKLKRNMNKKEILKVVRKEIKRLEESLDNKIEEVSDYTKSPKSPQKLPKSNESKELPQNYEREKLKIMPVNPNWVYVYWNISEKSRKKLKKLSKNSNITIRVIKKSAEKEETEKEVIETDLKLDQNGNTYFHLPQDNSAYVAFFGVKDKKGEFTPLIQSIEITTPSSSIKSSDKEEWIFIEDGKIIKEDKKEEPGFWKIEKHPGSSETMFTNKRKFNDTNFGSD
- a CDS encoding 2-oxoacid:acceptor oxidoreductase family protein, which translates into the protein MQNKLIYLKLLHEGRIRTLPEKYFEIRWHARAGQGAKSASQFLTEAAEEAGKYSSSFPEYGAERSGAPMKAFNRIADVPIRIKSNIETPDVVVVIDDTLLKNPEVTSGLAEDKLLLVNTSRSIEEVRKLSGYKGRIGVIPATEIALEEIKRGIPNTVMIGALIRATDIVPLDAVKEKIKAAFSKKFSDEVVRANIRALERGYQEVKLSE